ACCTCATCGCCGCCAGCCGCGCCTATGAGGCCAACCTGACCGCCATCACGGCGGCCAAGGACATGGCCGCCAAGGCCCTGGAGATATAAGCCCATGGCCGTGATCACGCCCAGCCAGCGTCTGGCCCAACTGGCCGCCGAGCAGCGCCCGGTCTCCGTCTCCATGCTGGAATCGGCCCGCCAGGCGGACCGCATCCGCCCATCCCGCGGCGCCTCCCCGCTCGAGGCGCCCGGCGCCATCGGGGAGGGGACGGCGGCGCCCAGCTTCGTGGACACGCTGAAGGCCTCCATCGAGGCGATCAATGTCCAACAGGTCCAAGCCGACGAGCTGGCCGCCCATTTCGCGGCGGGCGAGGTGGAGAACGTCCACGACGCGATGATCTCCATGGAGAAGGCCTCCCTCTCCTTCAAGTTCATGGTCGAGGTGCGCAACAAGCTGCTGGAAGGCTACCAGGAGCTGATGCGCATGCAGGTGTAGGAGCACGGTCCCCATGCCCGACTGGCTATCCCCTTTCCTGCAAAGGCTGCGCGACACCTGGAACTCCCCCCGGCGGGGCAGTCTGCTCCTCCTGGCCGGCGGCGGCGTCCTTGTCCTGCTCCTGCTGGGCGCGACCTTCTGGTGGGCCGCCCAGCCGGATTGGGCGCCCCTCTACCGCGGCTTGAGCGAGGTGGAGGCGGCCCGCGTCGTCAGCCAGCTCGAGGAGCAGAAGGCGGCCTACCGGCTGACCGGCGGGGGCGGCACGGTGGAGGTGCCACGCTCCGAACTCTACCGCCTGCGGGTCAAGCTGGCCGCCGAGGGCGGGCCCCGCCCGGCCATCCCCGGCTACGAGCTGCTGGACGAGCAGCGCCTGGGCATGAGCGACCGCGAGATGGACCTCATGCAGAAGCGGGCCCTGGAGGGCGAGCTGGCCAAGACCCTGGACGCCCTCTCCTGGGTCCACGGCGCCACCGTCCACATCGTGCAACCCAAGCCCTCGCTCTTCAAGGACGAGCAGGTGCCGGTCACGGCCAGCGTCACGGTGGTGACGGATCAACACTACGCCGTGCCCAGGGGCGAGGTGGCGGGGGTGGTCGCCCTGGTCAGCTCCGCCGTGGAGGGCCTGCACCCCACCCGCGTCACCGTGGTGGATTCCCGGGGCAAGCTCTTGACGGAACCGGCCGACGACGACATCGGCCTGGGGCGCTCCAACAAGCAGATCGAACTGACGCGCAAGGTCAACGCCTACTACACGCAGCAGGCCCAGGAGATGCTCGACCGCGTGGTGGGGGAGGGCCGCAGCGTGGTGCGGGTGACGGCGGACCTGGATTTCAGCTACCTGGAGCGCACCAGCCGCATCTTCGACCCGGAGAAGAAGATCGTGCGCAGCCAGGAACTCAACGAGGGCAGCAGCACCGGGAGCGACACCTCCACCACCCAGGAGGAGCGCCTCATCACCAACTACGAGGTGAACGAGATCCTCGAGCACATCCGGGGACAGCAGGGCGCCCTCAAGCGCCTGAGCGTCTCCCTCGTGGTGGACGGCACCTACGCCGAGGGCGGTGGCGGCAAGGGCGACCCGCCGCTAAGCTACGTGCCCCGCAGCGCCGAGGAGATGCAAAAGCTGGAGCAGCTGGTGCGCACCGCCGTGGGCTTCGACGCCCAGCGCGGCGACCAGATCCAGGCCGAGAACCTCGCCTTCGACAGCTCCGGG
This DNA window, taken from bacterium, encodes the following:
- the fliE gene encoding flagellar hook-basal body complex protein FliE, producing MAVITPSQRLAQLAAEQRPVSVSMLESARQADRIRPSRGASPLEAPGAIGEGTAAPSFVDTLKASIEAINVQQVQADELAAHFAAGEVENVHDAMISMEKASLSFKFMVEVRNKLLEGYQELMRMQV
- the fliF gene encoding flagellar basal-body MS-ring/collar protein FliF → MPDWLSPFLQRLRDTWNSPRRGSLLLLAGGGVLVLLLLGATFWWAAQPDWAPLYRGLSEVEAARVVSQLEEQKAAYRLTGGGGTVEVPRSELYRLRVKLAAEGGPRPAIPGYELLDEQRLGMSDREMDLMQKRALEGELAKTLDALSWVHGATVHIVQPKPSLFKDEQVPVTASVTVVTDQHYAVPRGEVAGVVALVSSAVEGLHPTRVTVVDSRGKLLTEPADDDIGLGRSNKQIELTRKVNAYYTQQAQEMLDRVVGEGRSVVRVTADLDFSYLERTSRIFDPEKKIVRSQELNEGSSTGSDTSTTQEERLITNYEVNEILEHIRGQQGALKRLSVSLVVDGTYAEGGGGKGDPPLSYVPRSAEEMQKLEQLVRTAVGFDAQRGDQIQAENLAFDSSGREQDLGALRNRKIRDMALDILRKVLFVGGIIAFLFLLRSTLSLINSRIGQAFDDKRALMLAGVRTGPVVEESYEEEVPLVMELEAARTPEQRQIARVHKKVVDYCKEHPDDAARLVRAWLYEAS